A genome region from Rhodanobacter thiooxydans includes the following:
- the dnaK gene encoding molecular chaperone DnaK, whose protein sequence is MGKIIGIDLGTTNSCVAVMDGSTTKVIENSEGDRTTPSIVAFTKDGEVLVGASAKRQSVTNPKNTFYAVKRLIGRKFTDKEVQKDLHIVPYGVIAHDNGDAWVQTSDGKKMAPQEISAKVLMKMKKTAEDYLGETITEAVITVPAYFNDSQRQATKDAGKIAGLEVKRIINEPTAAALAYGLDKKGGDRKIAVYDLGGGTFDVSIIEIAEVDGEKQFEVLATNGDTFLGGEDFDMRVIDYLVEEFQKEQGIDLRKDPLALQRLKDAAERAKIELSSNHQTDVNLPYVTADASGPKHLNIKLTRAKLEALVEDLVKRTIEPCRTALNDAGLRVADIDDVILVGGQTRMPKVQEAVKDFFGKEPRKDVNPDEAVAVGAAIQGGVLGGSVKDVLLLDVTPLSLGIETMGGVMTKLIEKNTTVPTKASQTFSTADDNQTAVTVHVLQGERERASANKSLGKFDLQGIEPAPRGMPQIEVTFDIDANGILHVSAKDKKTGKEQKIEIKAGSGLSEEEIARMVADAEANKEEDKKFHELVATRNKADQLVHATRSALKEHGGKVPADQLSSIEGALSDLEKAKDGDDKATIEAKVGKLEQVAQALYAAAQGGPADAGAQSAPGGSAQPDDVVDAEFTEVKDNKQ, encoded by the coding sequence ATGGGCAAGATCATCGGCATCGACTTGGGTACGACCAACTCCTGCGTGGCCGTGATGGACGGCAGCACGACCAAGGTCATCGAGAACTCGGAAGGCGATCGCACCACGCCGTCCATCGTCGCCTTCACCAAGGACGGCGAGGTGCTGGTGGGCGCCTCGGCCAAGCGCCAGAGCGTGACCAACCCGAAGAACACCTTCTACGCGGTAAAGCGCCTGATCGGCCGCAAGTTCACCGACAAGGAAGTGCAAAAGGACCTGCACATCGTGCCCTATGGCGTGATCGCGCACGACAACGGTGACGCCTGGGTGCAGACCTCCGACGGCAAGAAGATGGCGCCGCAGGAAATCTCCGCCAAGGTGCTGATGAAGATGAAGAAGACCGCCGAGGACTACCTCGGCGAGACGATCACCGAGGCGGTGATCACGGTGCCTGCGTACTTCAACGACAGCCAGCGCCAGGCGACCAAGGACGCCGGCAAGATCGCCGGCCTGGAAGTGAAGCGCATCATCAACGAGCCGACCGCGGCCGCGCTGGCCTATGGCCTGGACAAGAAGGGCGGCGACCGCAAGATCGCGGTGTACGACTTGGGTGGCGGCACCTTCGACGTGTCGATCATCGAGATCGCCGAAGTCGACGGCGAGAAGCAGTTCGAGGTGCTGGCCACCAACGGCGACACCTTCCTCGGCGGCGAGGACTTCGACATGCGCGTCATCGACTATCTGGTCGAGGAGTTCCAGAAGGAGCAGGGCATCGACCTGCGCAAGGACCCGCTTGCGCTGCAGCGCCTGAAGGACGCCGCCGAGCGCGCCAAGATCGAGCTGTCCTCGAACCACCAGACCGACGTGAACCTGCCGTACGTGACGGCCGACGCGTCGGGCCCGAAGCATCTCAACATCAAGCTGACCCGCGCCAAGCTGGAAGCACTGGTGGAAGACCTGGTCAAGCGCACCATCGAGCCGTGCCGCACCGCGTTGAACGACGCCGGCCTGCGCGTGGCCGACATCGACGACGTGATCCTGGTCGGCGGCCAGACCCGCATGCCGAAGGTGCAGGAGGCGGTGAAGGACTTCTTCGGCAAGGAGCCGCGCAAGGACGTCAACCCGGACGAAGCCGTCGCCGTGGGCGCGGCGATCCAGGGCGGCGTGCTGGGCGGTTCGGTCAAGGACGTGCTGCTGCTCGACGTCACCCCGCTGTCGCTGGGCATCGAGACCATGGGCGGCGTGATGACCAAGCTGATCGAGAAGAACACCACGGTGCCGACCAAGGCGTCGCAGACCTTCTCCACCGCCGACGACAACCAGACCGCGGTGACCGTGCACGTGCTGCAGGGCGAGCGCGAGCGCGCCAGCGCGAACAAGTCGCTGGGCAAGTTCGACCTGCAGGGCATCGAGCCGGCGCCGCGCGGCATGCCGCAGATCGAGGTCACCTTCGACATCGATGCGAACGGCATCCTGCATGTGTCGGCCAAGGACAAGAAGACTGGCAAGGAACAGAAGATCGAGATCAAGGCCGGTTCGGGCCTGTCCGAGGAAGAGATCGCCCGGATGGTCGCCGACGCCGAGGCGAACAAGGAAGAGGACAAGAAGTTCCACGAGCTGGTCGCCACCCGCAACAAGGCCGACCAACTGGTGCACGCCACCCGCAGCGCGCTGAAGGAACACGGCGGCAAGGTGCCGGCCGACCAGCTCAGCAGCATCGAGGGCGCGTTGTCCGACCTGGAGAAGGCGAAGGACGGCGACGACAAGGCGACGATCGAGGCCAAGGTCGGCAAGCTGGAGCAGGTGGCGCAGGCGCTGTACGCGGCCGCGCAGGGCGGCCCGGCCGATGCCGGCGCGCAGTCCGCACCGGGCGGTTCGGCCCAGCCGGACGACGTGGTCGACGCCGAGTTCACCGAAGTGAAGGACAACAAGCAATAA
- the grpE gene encoding nucleotide exchange factor GrpE, with protein MQNNDPQSPGDTPVQGQPGESSATELESLQARVAGLEASNAELRETVLREKAELENQRRRLHRDLEQARRFANEKLLSELLPVYDGLESGLAIEGGDVASIREGLGLTLKALLKVAENHGMSQIDPLGQPLDPERHHAVSMVEAPGQAPGTVVSVLQKGYVLNDRLLRPALVAVAKD; from the coding sequence ATGCAGAACAACGATCCGCAGTCGCCTGGTGATACGCCAGTCCAAGGCCAGCCGGGTGAATCGTCGGCCACGGAACTGGAAAGCCTGCAGGCGCGCGTAGCCGGGCTGGAGGCAAGCAACGCCGAGTTGCGCGAGACCGTGCTGCGCGAAAAGGCCGAACTCGAGAACCAGCGCCGCCGGCTGCACCGCGACCTGGAACAGGCCCGCCGCTTCGCCAACGAGAAATTGCTGAGCGAACTGCTGCCGGTCTACGACGGCCTGGAGAGCGGCCTGGCCATCGAAGGCGGCGACGTCGCCTCGATACGCGAGGGCCTTGGCCTGACCCTGAAGGCCTTGCTCAAGGTGGCCGAGAACCACGGCATGTCGCAGATCGATCCGCTGGGCCAGCCGCTCGATCCTGAACGCCACCATGCAGTGAGCATGGTCGAGGCGCCGGGCCAGGCGCCGGGTACCGTGGTCAGCGTGCTGCAGAAGGGTTACGTGCTGAACGATCGCCTGCTGCGCCCCGCGCTGGTCGCAGTGGCGAAGGACTGA
- the hrcA gene encoding heat-inducible transcriptional repressor HrcA, whose protein sequence is MIKPPGHDLDARARRLLRTLIAQYLVDGEPVGSRTLSRSSGLDVSPATIRNIMADLEDAGLVASPHTSAGRVPTPRGLRLFVDSLIELQPLPRAEMARLQRELPPGPTTTRDLLGNVSTLLSAMTHFAGVVTVPRQADFPLRHIDFVALPDARVLVILVFSDNQVQNRIVQLARPLGGSELEHAANYLNSHFTGLRVDDIRAHLLAEVRKTGSELNQLLASTVELATASFAPPATGPGGPDVLVSGQTNLMGYSELADLQRLRELFEAFQQKNELLQLMEVCARAPGVRLFIGEESGFTALDGCSVVTASYGAQGRVLGAVGVIGPTRMAYERVIPVVQATAGLLSDALNRAATTL, encoded by the coding sequence ATGATCAAGCCACCCGGCCATGACCTCGACGCCCGCGCCCGCCGCCTGTTGCGCACGCTGATTGCCCAGTACCTGGTCGACGGCGAGCCGGTCGGTTCGCGCACGCTGTCGCGTTCGTCCGGCCTGGACGTGAGCCCGGCGACGATCCGCAACATCATGGCCGACCTCGAGGACGCTGGCCTGGTCGCCTCGCCGCATACCTCGGCAGGAAGGGTACCCACGCCGCGCGGCCTGCGCCTGTTCGTCGACAGCCTGATCGAACTGCAGCCGCTGCCGCGCGCCGAGATGGCACGGCTGCAGCGCGAGCTGCCGCCGGGGCCGACCACCACCCGCGACCTGCTCGGCAATGTGTCCACCCTGCTGTCGGCGATGACCCACTTCGCCGGCGTGGTCACGGTACCGCGCCAGGCCGATTTCCCGCTGCGGCACATCGACTTCGTGGCGCTGCCGGATGCGCGGGTGCTGGTGATCCTGGTGTTCAGCGACAACCAGGTGCAGAACCGCATCGTGCAACTGGCCCGGCCACTCGGTGGCAGCGAGCTGGAACACGCCGCCAACTACTTGAACAGCCATTTCACCGGCCTGCGTGTGGACGACATCCGCGCCCATCTGCTGGCCGAGGTGCGCAAGACCGGCAGCGAACTCAACCAGCTGCTCGCCAGCACGGTCGAGCTGGCCACCGCTTCATTTGCACCGCCGGCGACCGGACCGGGCGGCCCCGATGTGCTGGTCAGCGGCCAGACCAATCTGATGGGCTATTCCGAGCTGGCCGACCTGCAGCGCCTGCGCGAGTTGTTCGAGGCCTTCCAGCAGAAGAACGAATTGCTGCAACTGATGGAAGTCTGCGCCCGTGCGCCGGGTGTGCGCCTGTTCATCGGCGAGGAATCCGGCTTCACTGCGCTCGATGGCTGCAGCGTGGTCACCGCCAGCTACGGCGCGCAGGGGCGCGTGCTGGGCGCGGTCGGCGTGATCGGCCCGACCCGGATGGCCTACGAACGGGTGATTCCGGTGGTGCAGGCTACCGCCGGATTGCTCAGCGACGCCTTGAATCGCGCCGCCACGACCCTATAA